In Candidatus Paceibacterota bacterium, a single genomic region encodes these proteins:
- a CDS encoding uracil-DNA glycosylase, whose amino-acid sequence MAKVSALSQSIKVLNENIVGCNACPRLVQWREEVAITKRKAYIDEDYWGKPVTGFGSEEPRMIIVGLAPGAHGANRTGRVFTGDSSGDWLYGSLYRIGIAKIPTSTSRDDGQELKFTRVTTAVRCAPPGNAPEISERDTCAPFLRRELELSMPTARAFVALGAFALTALSKALVDLGHPVTKVKFAHGVELKYRHEGVDYLLIASYHPSQQNTFTGKLTQKQLDSVLQKAGRFASVIE is encoded by the coding sequence GTGGCAAAAGTCAGTGCACTTTCTCAATCGATTAAGGTCCTCAACGAAAATATTGTCGGCTGCAACGCATGCCCACGATTGGTGCAATGGCGCGAAGAGGTCGCCATCACGAAACGGAAGGCGTACATCGACGAAGATTATTGGGGCAAGCCCGTCACAGGATTTGGCTCCGAAGAACCGCGGATGATCATTGTTGGACTTGCTCCGGGTGCTCATGGGGCGAACCGCACGGGAAGAGTCTTCACGGGGGATTCATCGGGGGATTGGCTCTACGGGTCTTTGTACCGAATCGGAATTGCGAAAATTCCAACAAGTACCTCCAGGGATGACGGACAAGAATTGAAATTCACACGAGTGACAACCGCAGTGAGGTGCGCCCCTCCGGGAAATGCGCCCGAGATTTCCGAGCGCGATACCTGTGCGCCATTCCTGCGCAGGGAACTTGAGTTGTCGATGCCCACTGCCCGCGCTTTTGTTGCCCTCGGCGCTTTCGCTCTGACTGCATTGAGTAAAGCACTAGTCGATCTCGGTCACCCCGTGACAAAGGTGAAATTCGCGCACGGTGTTGAGCTGAAGTACCGCCACGAGGGCGTGGATTACCTCCTTATAGCCAGTTATCACCCCAGCCAGCAGAACACCTTTACGGGCAAACTCACACAGAAACAGTTGGATTCGGTCCTCCAGAAAGCAGGTAGATTTGCTTCCGTTATTGAGTAG
- the eno gene encoding phosphopyruvate hydratase, giving the protein MAIIEVLGAREILDSRGNPTVEVEIALEDGTQARAAVPSGASTGAFEAAELRDGGKRYGGKGVENAVAFILDEIAPAIIGFDAQDQRLIDDEMIALDGTPNKSRLGANAILGVSLAVAKAAADSADLSLFRYLGGPNAHVLPVPMFNILNGGAHADTNVDIQEFMVAPIGATTFRESLQWGAEIYHALKSVLKKRGLATSVGDEGGFAPNLESNRAALDLIVEAIALAGLKPGADVALAMDVAATEFHKDGKYSFEGAQKSSSDLIAYYAELVSAYPLVSIEDPLDEEDWNGWAQMTSELGSKVQIVGDDLFVTNPVRLARGIANNTANALLVKVNQIGTLSETLDAVDMAHRANYSSMLSHRSGETEDTTIADLAVATNCGQIKTGAPARSERVAKYNQLLRIEEELGTSARYAGRTAFPRFKA; this is encoded by the coding sequence GTGGCCATTATTGAAGTTCTCGGAGCTCGTGAGATTCTTGATTCGCGTGGAAATCCAACTGTCGAAGTTGAGATTGCACTGGAAGATGGCACCCAGGCTCGCGCCGCAGTTCCAAGTGGAGCATCCACCGGCGCTTTCGAGGCAGCCGAACTCCGCGATGGTGGCAAGCGGTATGGCGGCAAGGGCGTAGAGAACGCGGTGGCTTTTATACTCGACGAAATTGCACCAGCAATCATTGGTTTTGATGCACAGGATCAGCGCCTCATCGACGACGAGATGATCGCACTCGATGGAACCCCCAACAAGTCACGCCTGGGTGCCAATGCGATCTTGGGTGTCTCACTTGCAGTAGCAAAGGCCGCTGCTGATAGCGCGGACCTTTCACTCTTCCGTTATTTAGGTGGACCAAACGCGCACGTGCTTCCGGTGCCGATGTTCAACATCCTCAACGGCGGAGCGCATGCAGATACAAATGTTGATATCCAAGAATTCATGGTTGCACCTATCGGTGCAACAACTTTCCGTGAGTCGCTCCAGTGGGGCGCGGAGATCTACCACGCACTCAAATCAGTTTTGAAGAAGCGCGGACTTGCAACCAGCGTCGGTGATGAAGGTGGATTTGCTCCAAACCTGGAGAGCAACCGTGCAGCACTCGACCTCATTGTTGAAGCGATTGCACTTGCGGGTCTCAAGCCCGGCGCAGATGTTGCACTCGCAATGGATGTTGCTGCTACTGAGTTCCATAAGGATGGAAAATATTCTTTCGAGGGTGCGCAGAAGTCTTCATCTGACTTGATCGCCTATTACGCCGAACTCGTCAGTGCGTATCCACTCGTCTCTATCGAAGATCCACTTGATGAAGAGGACTGGAACGGCTGGGCTCAGATGACTTCGGAGTTGGGCTCCAAGGTGCAGATTGTTGGTGATGACTTGTTCGTGACAAATCCGGTTCGCTTAGCCCGCGGTATTGCGAATAACACCGCGAATGCACTTCTCGTGAAGGTCAATCAGATCGGAACATTGTCCGAGACGCTCGATGCAGTCGACATGGCACATCGCGCCAACTACAGCTCGATGCTCTCTCATCGTTCTGGCGAGACCGAGGACACCACCATTGCCGACCTGGCGGTTGCGACAAACTGCGGCCAGATCAAGACTGGTGCACCGGCTCGAAGCGAGCGCGTGGCCAAGTACAACCAACTCCTTCGCATTGAAGAAGAGCTGGGCACGAGCGCTCGCTACGCGGGACGCACGGCTTTTCCTCGCTTTAAGGCATAG
- a CDS encoding septum formation initiator family protein, whose product MASQRSPKSQTRGSGRAMTFALVLFILAWTLAPPAQRYFAQKAQINSVLAQVASNNQALADAAKELEKWRDPEYIKTQARERLHFILPGERQYIVTDPSEPSSVAPTTAVAKDIPRGLPWYNRLIASISETGVK is encoded by the coding sequence ATGGCATCACAGCGCAGCCCGAAATCTCAGACCCGAGGTTCGGGGCGCGCTATGACTTTTGCCCTGGTCCTCTTCATTCTGGCGTGGACCTTGGCCCCTCCGGCGCAGCGGTATTTCGCTCAGAAAGCCCAGATCAACTCGGTGCTGGCGCAAGTGGCATCGAATAATCAGGCTCTCGCGGATGCGGCCAAGGAGTTGGAGAAGTGGCGCGATCCTGAATACATCAAGACGCAGGCCCGCGAACGCCTCCACTTCATCCTGCCCGGCGAACGGCAGTACATCGTGACTGATCCGAGCGAGCCGTCATCTGTGGCACCCACCACTGCGGTGGCAAAAGATATTCCACGCGGTCTTCCTTGGTACAATCGACTCATCGCCTCGATTTCCGAGACAGGTGTCAAGTGA
- the mfd gene encoding transcription-repair coupling factor: protein MTLAPSGFSELGHIGVSCQDGSGQVRGLLPALSQTPDIADALTGTGTLVAPAALYPFLLAMKASEHPLIVVTSSSRGAEDLASELRTLHDNVFEFPAWETLPHERLSPRSDTVAKRIHVLYQMEKLRREGASMHPIIVTPSRGLIHRFISDLAKSPLMELERGQEIGLENLVVHLSALAYTRTDLVERRGEFAVRGGIVDIFLPLSNHPVRVDFFGDEIEELSYFEVADQRSYKPVEGALPIYPCRELLLTATVRAKAAELPARYPAAKEICERLAEGIVTEGMESLIPLLVDSQESILHRALPNTELIFIEEERIRSRSADLLATNQEFLAASWSNAAFGADAPLYDGEGTYLTWDELQAELVSLEIGSRNFNSFGSDLDEETIFVDCSPIEPLRGNTDKAVAIITDSLLQNHAVVFSALGAGMAERFADIFRNADLPVRMVADLQSQPLRGTVYVTTSKLSHGFLSHTASLLFMTERDLSGHKGSGKDGDSLPSRRKATIDPLELKAGDYVVHEQHGIGRYIELVHRTVGTITREYLVIEYASAKRGQPGDRIFVPTDSLEQVSKYVGGEAPTVHRIGSGDWQKAKGRARKAVRQIAGELIRLYAARTSAPGFAFSPDTPWQRELEDAFSYTETPDQLSTIEEVKRDMERPYPMDRIICGDVGYGKTEIAIRAAFKAVQDGKQVAVLVPTTLLVQQHTTTFAERYSGFPVKVAGLSRFNTAKESKDILNELAAGSIDVVIGTHRLLSSDVTFRDLGLVIVDEEQRFGVEQKESLKKMRTTVDVLAMSATPIPRTLEMAVTGIREMSTITTPPEERHPILTYVGPSEEPQIAAAIRRELLRDGQVFYIHNRVESIDRAASHLQELIPEARIRVAHGQMSEHMLEDVILGFWERDFDVLVCTTIVESGLDIANANTLIVERADRFGLSQLHQLRGRVGRGRERAYAYFLYPTDQPLTEVALDRLKTIAANTDLGSGMRVALKDLEIRGAGNLLGGEQSGHIADVGFDLYMRMVGEAVADYKTGIMEVEDKNLECKVELPINAHLSPEYVPGERLRLDLYRRLADVASREQVEEIRAELIDRFGDLPHEAEALLGVATLRALAKGVKLTEVVLQGKYLRIGPIKLPESMQLRMNRIYPGSLNKPATNTVLVALPSAQTWGPSSGGVQMVDTSLLTWATEAIETLVNPTTPMKASKT, encoded by the coding sequence ATGACGCTTGCCCCCTCCGGGTTTTCGGAGTTGGGGCATATTGGCGTTTCATGCCAGGACGGGAGTGGTCAAGTGCGCGGACTTCTTCCTGCTCTGTCTCAGACACCGGACATTGCTGATGCACTCACCGGCACTGGCACATTGGTTGCACCTGCGGCTCTCTATCCATTCCTTCTCGCGATGAAGGCCAGTGAGCATCCTCTCATTGTTGTCACATCATCGAGTCGTGGGGCTGAAGATCTCGCCTCAGAGCTTCGAACTCTGCACGATAACGTCTTTGAATTTCCCGCTTGGGAGACATTGCCCCACGAAAGACTCAGTCCACGCAGCGACACCGTGGCAAAACGGATTCATGTCCTCTATCAAATGGAGAAACTACGACGAGAAGGTGCCTCAATGCATCCGATCATCGTCACACCTTCGCGGGGATTGATTCACCGGTTCATCTCCGATCTTGCCAAGTCTCCCCTGATGGAGTTGGAACGTGGACAAGAGATAGGGCTGGAGAACCTCGTTGTCCATTTATCTGCGCTGGCTTATACGAGGACCGATCTGGTCGAGCGCCGCGGAGAATTCGCGGTGCGCGGCGGAATCGTGGATATCTTCCTGCCTCTCTCCAATCACCCCGTCCGAGTGGATTTCTTTGGCGATGAGATTGAAGAGCTGAGTTATTTTGAAGTCGCAGACCAGCGGAGCTACAAACCTGTCGAAGGCGCACTGCCTATTTATCCCTGTCGCGAACTGCTTTTAACCGCCACGGTCAGGGCGAAGGCGGCGGAATTGCCAGCAAGATATCCAGCGGCCAAAGAGATTTGCGAGCGTCTGGCTGAGGGAATTGTGACGGAGGGGATGGAGTCGCTGATTCCATTGCTGGTGGATAGCCAGGAGAGCATCCTTCATCGGGCATTACCGAATACGGAATTGATCTTTATTGAGGAGGAGCGGATTCGCTCAAGGTCGGCGGATCTGCTTGCCACCAACCAAGAATTTCTTGCTGCCTCATGGTCGAATGCCGCATTTGGGGCAGATGCACCCCTTTATGACGGAGAGGGCACTTACCTCACGTGGGACGAATTGCAGGCGGAGCTTGTTTCTTTAGAAATCGGCTCACGGAATTTCAACTCATTTGGAAGTGATTTGGATGAGGAGACGATTTTTGTTGACTGCTCACCGATAGAGCCGTTGCGTGGCAATACGGATAAAGCAGTCGCAATCATTACTGATTCGCTGTTGCAGAATCACGCTGTTGTCTTCTCGGCACTTGGCGCAGGTATGGCCGAGCGCTTTGCTGACATTTTCCGCAATGCAGATTTGCCGGTGCGGATGGTTGCCGATTTACAGAGCCAGCCATTGCGCGGCACGGTCTATGTCACGACTTCGAAGTTGAGTCACGGTTTCCTTTCACATACTGCATCCCTGCTCTTTATGACCGAGAGAGATCTCTCCGGACATAAGGGAAGCGGGAAGGATGGAGATTCGCTTCCATCGCGCCGTAAGGCGACGATTGATCCGCTGGAATTGAAGGCGGGTGATTACGTTGTTCACGAACAGCACGGAATCGGTCGCTACATCGAATTGGTACACCGCACCGTTGGAACAATCACTCGCGAATACCTTGTTATTGAGTACGCATCGGCAAAGCGCGGACAACCCGGAGATCGCATCTTCGTCCCGACAGATTCATTGGAGCAAGTCAGCAAATATGTGGGTGGTGAAGCACCAACCGTGCACCGCATTGGAAGTGGTGATTGGCAGAAGGCAAAGGGGCGCGCGCGAAAAGCCGTGCGCCAGATCGCGGGCGAACTCATCCGCCTTTATGCCGCACGGACGAGTGCGCCGGGCTTTGCTTTCTCACCTGACACTCCGTGGCAGCGCGAATTGGAGGACGCCTTCTCTTATACGGAGACACCGGATCAGCTTTCAACCATTGAAGAAGTGAAGCGGGATATGGAGCGCCCCTATCCGATGGACCGCATTATCTGCGGCGATGTGGGATATGGAAAGACTGAAATCGCCATCCGGGCCGCCTTTAAAGCCGTGCAAGACGGCAAGCAGGTCGCCGTCTTGGTGCCGACCACGTTGTTGGTGCAGCAGCACACGACAACCTTCGCCGAGCGGTACTCAGGATTCCCAGTGAAAGTCGCCGGCCTTTCGCGCTTCAACACGGCCAAGGAAAGTAAAGACATTCTCAACGAACTCGCTGCCGGATCCATCGATGTGGTCATCGGAACTCATCGCTTGCTCTCCTCTGATGTCACTTTCAGAGATCTCGGTCTTGTCATTGTCGATGAAGAGCAGCGCTTTGGTGTTGAGCAGAAGGAATCGCTGAAGAAGATGCGAACCACTGTTGACGTTCTGGCGATGTCTGCGACTCCGATTCCGCGCACCTTGGAAATGGCAGTGACGGGAATTCGCGAAATGTCGACGATCACGACTCCGCCGGAGGAGCGTCATCCGATTCTTACTTATGTGGGACCGAGTGAAGAGCCGCAGATTGCCGCGGCGATCCGTCGTGAGTTACTTAGGGACGGCCAAGTTTTTTACATTCACAACCGCGTGGAATCCATCGATCGCGCAGCATCGCATCTGCAAGAACTCATTCCGGAAGCACGTATCCGCGTCGCGCACGGACAGATGAGTGAGCACATGCTCGAAGATGTGATCTTGGGATTCTGGGAACGCGACTTCGATGTGTTGGTTTGTACGACAATTGTTGAGAGCGGTCTTGATATCGCTAATGCCAATACCTTGATTGTGGAGCGGGCAGATCGTTTTGGTCTTTCCCAACTTCATCAGTTGCGGGGACGGGTGGGCCGTGGTCGCGAGCGCGCGTACGCCTATTTCCTCTATCCAACCGATCAACCACTGACCGAAGTCGCGTTGGATCGTCTCAAGACAATCGCGGCCAATACTGATCTTGGATCGGGTATGCGAGTGGCGCTGAAGGATCTAGAAATCCGCGGGGCAGGAAATCTCTTGGGTGGCGAACAATCGGGTCATATCGCCGATGTTGGTTTTGACCTCTATATGCGGATGGTGGGCGAGGCGGTTGCGGACTACAAGACCGGGATCATGGAAGTGGAGGATAAGAATCTTGAGTGCAAGGTCGAGCTTCCTATCAATGCTCACCTTTCCCCTGAATATGTGCCGGGTGAGCGCCTGCGTCTTGACCTCTATCGCCGCCTTGCCGATGTCGCATCGCGTGAGCAGGTTGAGGAGATTCGCGCCGAGTTGATAGACCGCTTTGGTGATCTACCTCATGAAGCCGAGGCTCTGCTGGGAGTCGCCACATTGCGTGCCTTGGCCAAGGGGGTCAAACTCACTGAAGTTGTCCTGCAAGGCAAGTATTTACGTATAGGACCAATCAAATTGCCTGAGTCGATGCAACTTCGAATGAATCGGATCTATCCAGGCTCTCTCAATAAACCCGCCACAAATACGGTGCTCGTTGCTCTACCGAGTGCCCAGACATGGGGTCCGTCATCAGGAGGTGTGCAGATGGTGGATACTTCTCTACTGACCTGGGCAACCGAGGCCATTGAGACTTTAGTGAATCCGACGACGCCAATGAAAGCGAGCAAGACGTGA
- a CDS encoding DUF501 domain-containing protein — translation MRQPTSDDLKCIGNQLGRKPRDVHAIAYRCPCGNPAVVETPPRLGDGTPFPTFFYATCPRLTGAISTLESSGLMTDMNRRLAIDPVLAGEYAAAHDDYLAARAALGIVVDEIEDISAGGMPDRVKCLHSLVAHSLATGPGVNPLGDEALALLPKWWLDQPCTVEGDE, via the coding sequence GTGAGGCAACCAACCTCGGATGATTTGAAGTGCATTGGAAATCAGTTGGGACGCAAGCCCCGTGACGTGCATGCCATCGCATATCGCTGTCCCTGCGGAAATCCTGCAGTTGTCGAGACGCCTCCGCGTCTGGGCGACGGAACCCCATTCCCAACTTTCTTTTATGCAACCTGCCCGCGACTCACGGGTGCGATTTCAACGCTGGAATCCTCCGGTCTGATGACAGATATGAATCGCCGGTTGGCGATTGATCCGGTACTTGCAGGTGAATATGCCGCCGCCCACGATGATTATTTGGCGGCGCGTGCGGCCCTCGGAATAGTTGTCGATGAGATCGAAGATATTTCGGCGGGCGGAATGCCAGATCGCGTGAAGTGCCTACATTCACTTGTCGCGCATTCACTGGCTACAGGACCTGGAGTAAATCCACTCGGTGATGAAGCCCTCGCACTCTTGCCCAAGTGGTGGCTGGATCAACCCTGCACGGTGGAGGGCGATGAATGA
- a CDS encoding MazG family protein translates to MTSSHLQQLVAVMDRLRSPGGCPWDAEQTHESLIKYLLEESYEFIEAVETGDREAMREELGDVLLQVYFHARMAQEHPTDPFSIEDVAQTVAEKLVRRHPHVFGEVEDLSSDQVLENWEAIKAAEKGRTSAVDGVPLAQPALPLVSKLLYRAEKNRLMLDLPSVIAEPSEATEAAVGDVLLATIAWASANSIDPEGALRLAARRLIAQIEELESTVG, encoded by the coding sequence ATGACCTCTTCTCACTTGCAACAACTTGTTGCGGTGATGGATCGGCTCCGCTCACCGGGCGGTTGTCCTTGGGATGCAGAGCAGACTCACGAGTCGTTGATCAAGTATCTCTTGGAAGAGTCGTATGAATTTATCGAAGCGGTCGAAACGGGTGACCGTGAAGCGATGCGTGAAGAACTTGGGGATGTGCTTCTCCAAGTTTATTTTCACGCACGCATGGCGCAGGAGCACCCAACCGATCCATTCTCTATTGAGGATGTCGCGCAGACAGTGGCTGAGAAATTGGTCCGTCGTCATCCGCATGTTTTCGGTGAGGTGGAAGATCTTTCCAGCGATCAAGTCCTAGAAAATTGGGAAGCGATCAAAGCTGCAGAGAAAGGTCGCACTTCTGCGGTTGATGGGGTGCCACTTGCTCAACCGGCGCTTCCGCTCGTTTCGAAGTTGCTCTATCGCGCCGAGAAGAATCGTTTGATGCTCGACCTTCCCTCGGTCATTGCCGAACCATCGGAGGCGACCGAAGCTGCCGTTGGTGACGTTCTGCTCGCAACAATCGCGTGGGCAAGTGCGAATAGCATTGACCCAGAAGGAGCATTGAGGTTAGCCGCTCGCCGACTTATCGCTCAGATAGAGGAATTAGAAAGCACGGTAGGATAA
- the ppc gene encoding phosphoenolpyruvate carboxylase yields MSVEHNPANDDAELRSDVRKLGDLLGQTLVRQEGIALLELVEAVRLAVREGGGEELLANVSVDQSVQLVRAFSTYFHLANIAEQVHRSRLLAAEREAVGSWLSRAVDKIIAAQKNPTPGHEFTNADIAHWLEDFMVRPVFTAHPTEAARRSILSKLRQVADLLDQDDSSVQTRRLGEIVDLLWQTDELRLEQPRPLDEAMNAMFYLDDLFTLTVPEVLDEFARELRRVDVEISPTSRPLSFGTWIGGDRDGNPNVTPDVTRETMVLQVGHAIRVTLAAMNEIRQLLSVSTRIAGTSSELQESVKLDLKLIPEIEARYRRQNVEEPYRLKATAIVHRLNFTRARHAAGTEHVPHRDYQDTHELLADLTLMRDSLFEHRGELIATGLLERTIRAVSTFGLTHATMDIREHANAHHHALAQLLGVPNYKELTSEQRFDVLAKELDHPYYYLADGLDAPGKKTLDTFKAIGDLIDRFGPESIETYIVSMTKNGDDLLAAVVLAKEAGLVNIAKGKALIGFAPLLETVAELRSADVILESLLSQPTYRKLVALRGDVQEVMLGYSDSNKDAGITTSQWEIHRAQRRLRDVAMKYGVKLRLFHGRGGSVGRGGGPTYDALVALPWGSIDGQIKMTEQGEVISDKYSLPALARENIELTLAAALEATVLNRGPRQNPEDLKKWDECMDFVSESSFKQYRTLIDHPDLPAYFYASTPVEQLGDLFLGSRPSRRPDASIGLEGLRAIPWVFGWTQSRQIVPGWFGVGSGIKAARESGKSEVLAQMLREWHFFRTFISNVEMTLTKTDLDTARRYVSRLTPEPLHHFLDTITEEFELTKSEILKLTGKSELLGDQPLLARTLGVRDAYLAPLHLLQVNLLERVRSAEASTDPLLRRALLLTINGIAAGLRNTG; encoded by the coding sequence ATGTCTGTCGAGCACAATCCTGCAAATGATGACGCTGAACTCCGCAGTGATGTCCGCAAACTCGGCGACCTCTTGGGACAGACACTCGTCCGACAAGAAGGGATAGCCCTCCTCGAACTTGTCGAAGCAGTCCGCCTGGCCGTGCGCGAAGGCGGTGGAGAAGAACTCCTGGCCAACGTAAGCGTCGATCAATCCGTACAACTCGTACGAGCCTTCAGCACCTACTTTCACTTGGCCAACATTGCAGAGCAAGTTCACCGCTCAAGACTTCTCGCAGCAGAGAGAGAGGCAGTCGGCTCTTGGCTATCTCGCGCCGTCGACAAAATCATCGCCGCTCAAAAAAATCCAACCCCGGGTCACGAATTTACCAACGCAGATATTGCACATTGGCTTGAGGATTTCATGGTCCGCCCGGTCTTCACCGCCCACCCCACCGAAGCCGCCCGCCGATCCATCCTTAGCAAGTTACGACAGGTCGCAGATCTTCTCGATCAAGACGATTCATCAGTACAGACACGCAGGCTCGGTGAAATTGTCGATCTCCTCTGGCAGACCGACGAACTCCGTCTCGAACAACCAAGACCACTTGATGAAGCAATGAACGCAATGTTCTACTTGGATGATCTCTTCACTCTCACCGTCCCAGAAGTCCTCGATGAATTCGCCCGCGAACTCAGAAGAGTGGATGTAGAAATTTCACCCACATCTCGCCCACTCTCATTCGGCACCTGGATCGGTGGCGACCGCGACGGCAATCCAAATGTCACACCGGACGTCACCCGAGAAACAATGGTCCTTCAAGTCGGTCACGCAATCCGGGTCACCCTCGCCGCCATGAATGAAATCCGCCAGCTTCTTTCGGTATCAACGCGGATCGCAGGCACCTCTAGCGAACTACAGGAGTCCGTCAAACTTGACTTAAAACTTATTCCAGAAATCGAAGCGCGCTACCGCAGGCAAAACGTTGAAGAGCCTTACCGTCTCAAGGCCACCGCAATCGTGCACCGTCTCAACTTCACCCGTGCCCGTCACGCCGCAGGCACCGAGCACGTTCCTCACCGCGATTACCAAGACACTCACGAACTTCTCGCAGACCTCACCCTCATGCGCGATTCACTTTTCGAACACCGCGGCGAACTCATCGCCACCGGCCTGCTTGAGCGCACAATCCGCGCCGTATCAACTTTCGGTCTCACCCACGCGACGATGGATATCCGCGAGCACGCAAATGCGCACCATCACGCACTTGCCCAACTACTCGGAGTTCCAAATTACAAAGAGCTCACATCAGAACAACGCTTCGACGTACTGGCCAAGGAACTCGACCACCCTTATTACTACCTCGCCGACGGCCTCGATGCTCCAGGCAAAAAGACATTGGATACCTTCAAAGCGATCGGCGATCTCATTGATCGCTTCGGCCCTGAATCCATTGAGACCTACATCGTCTCCATGACCAAGAACGGCGATGACCTTCTTGCGGCAGTCGTCCTCGCCAAAGAAGCAGGACTCGTCAACATCGCAAAAGGCAAGGCGCTCATTGGCTTCGCACCACTCCTTGAAACTGTAGCCGAACTCCGTTCAGCCGATGTCATATTGGAATCACTTCTGAGCCAACCCACCTACAGAAAACTTGTTGCGCTCCGCGGCGATGTACAAGAAGTGATGTTGGGATATTCAGATTCCAATAAGGATGCCGGAATCACAACTAGCCAGTGGGAAATTCATCGCGCACAGCGCAGACTCCGCGATGTCGCAATGAAGTACGGCGTGAAGTTGCGCCTCTTCCATGGTCGCGGTGGTTCTGTCGGTCGCGGTGGCGGCCCAACATATGACGCACTCGTTGCTCTGCCCTGGGGTTCCATCGACGGCCAGATCAAAATGACCGAGCAGGGCGAAGTCATCAGCGACAAATATTCTCTTCCCGCACTTGCGCGAGAGAACATCGAGCTCACACTCGCCGCGGCATTAGAAGCAACTGTTCTCAACCGTGGTCCCCGTCAAAATCCAGAGGATTTGAAAAAGTGGGATGAGTGCATGGACTTCGTAAGCGAGAGTTCATTCAAGCAATACCGGACATTAATCGATCATCCTGATCTACCCGCGTATTTCTACGCTTCAACCCCAGTTGAACAACTTGGGGATCTCTTCCTTGGTTCTCGTCCTTCTCGTCGCCCTGACGCGAGTATTGGTCTAGAAGGTCTTCGTGCGATTCCCTGGGTATTTGGCTGGACTCAATCTCGGCAGATCGTCCCAGGTTGGTTCGGCGTTGGTAGCGGCATCAAAGCCGCCCGTGAATCTGGCAAGAGTGAAGTCCTCGCGCAGATGTTAAGGGAATGGCACTTTTTCCGCACATTCATAAGCAACGTCGAAATGACATTGACTAAAACAGATTTGGATACCGCGCGCCGATACGTTTCGCGCCTGACGCCAGAGCCACTTCACCACTTCTTAGACACGATTACCGAAGAATTCGAACTGACAAAGTCGGAAATCTTGAAATTGACCGGGAAGAGCGAATTGCTGGGTGATCAACCTCTGTTGGCGAGAACTCTCGGGGTTCGCGATGCCTACCTCGCCCCGTTGCATCTGCTTCAGGTCAACTTGTTGGAGCGGGTGCGCTCTGCAGAAGCAAGTACCGATCCTCTGCTCCGACGAGCATTACTCCTGACAATCAACGGCATCGCGGCAGGCCTTCGAAACACTGGTTAA
- a CDS encoding Ppx/GppA phosphatase family protein has product MRVAAFDCGTNSIRLLIADIEGNNFRELYRGMEIVRLGQGVDKTGQFHPDAIARTLKAVDNFSVELRRRGVEKLRFVATSATRDAKNRDLFLEGVHDRLGIYPEVISGDEEAALSFQGASKELPANEAPFLVVDIGGGSTEFVFGRTDVEAAKSVNIGCVRMSERHFHFDPPSAEEIALATADIDAAIEEAAKVVPIKKARTLIAVAGTATTVAAAALGLSEYDPRAIHLSRVSAERVHEISKVFLEMTHDRRKALPYMHAGRVDVITAGSLVLSRIMIATGADEFVASESDILDGMVWSLAKS; this is encoded by the coding sequence ATGAGAGTCGCGGCATTTGATTGCGGAACAAATTCCATACGTTTGCTGATTGCCGATATTGAAGGTAATAACTTTCGGGAGCTTTATCGTGGGATGGAGATTGTCCGCTTGGGACAGGGAGTCGATAAGACAGGACAATTTCATCCGGATGCAATCGCGCGAACACTCAAGGCCGTTGATAACTTCTCCGTCGAACTTCGCCGACGTGGAGTAGAGAAACTTCGTTTCGTCGCCACAAGTGCCACACGTGATGCAAAAAACCGCGATTTATTTCTCGAAGGAGTCCATGACCGACTAGGTATTTATCCAGAAGTCATCTCAGGTGATGAAGAAGCCGCGCTCTCCTTTCAAGGTGCATCCAAAGAATTACCTGCCAATGAAGCACCCTTCCTAGTCGTAGATATTGGCGGCGGGTCAACAGAATTCGTCTTCGGACGCACCGATGTGGAGGCGGCCAAGAGTGTCAATATCGGCTGTGTCCGCATGTCAGAGCGTCATTTTCACTTCGATCCACCGAGTGCCGAAGAGATTGCTCTGGCAACCGCTGATATTGATGCGGCGATCGAAGAGGCAGCAAAAGTGGTTCCAATAAAGAAAGCCAGAACGCTGATTGCAGTGGCCGGTACCGCGACTACAGTGGCAGCAGCAGCCCTGGGCTTAAGTGAGTACGACCCGCGTGCAATTCATCTTTCACGCGTTTCGGCCGAAAGAGTCCATGAGATTTCAAAAGTCTTCTTGGAGATGACTCATGACCGACGCAAAGCCCTTCCCTACATGCACGCGGGTCGAGTCGATGTCATTACCGCTGGCTCCCTCGTCCTTTCTCGGATCATGATTGCGACTGGTGCAGATGAATTTGTCGCCTCCGAAAGTGACATTCTCGACGGAATGGTTTGGTCACTTGCCAAGAGTTAA